The Microbacterium sp. LWH7-1.2 genome window below encodes:
- a CDS encoding glutaredoxin family protein translates to MTTVTLIGKPDCHLCDVAREVVETVVAELPEDSVDVEEYSIADDPALYALWWEKIPVVLIDGELHGHWRVSPDRLRAALTA, encoded by the coding sequence GTGACCACCGTCACCCTGATCGGCAAGCCCGACTGCCATCTCTGCGACGTCGCGCGCGAGGTCGTCGAGACCGTCGTGGCGGAGCTCCCCGAGGACTCGGTCGATGTCGAGGAGTACTCGATCGCCGACGACCCCGCCCTCTACGCGCTGTGGTGGGAGAAGATCCCGGTCGTGCTCATCGACGGCGAGCTCCACGGGCACTGGCGCGTGTCGCCCGACCGCCTGCGCGCCGCGCTGACCGCCTGA
- a CDS encoding helix-turn-helix domain-containing protein: MAELPDVRFLTVAEVAELMRVSKMTVYRLVHSGELPAVRFGRSYRVPESAVTEALQRPIADVG, translated from the coding sequence ATGGCTGAATTGCCGGACGTGCGCTTCCTCACGGTGGCCGAGGTCGCCGAGCTGATGCGGGTCTCGAAGATGACGGTCTACCGCCTCGTGCACTCGGGCGAACTGCCCGCAGTCCGCTTCGGACGCAGCTATCGTGTGCCGGAGTCGGCGGTCACCGAGGCCTTGCAACGGCCGATCGCCGACGTCGGCTAG
- a CDS encoding AURKAIP1/COX24 domain-containing protein codes for MGSVIKKRRKRMAKKKHRKLLRKTRHQRRNKK; via the coding sequence GTGGGTTCTGTCATCAAGAAGCGCCGCAAGCGCATGGCGAAGAAGAAGCACCGCAAGCTGCTTCGCAAGACCCGCCACCAGCGCCGCAACAAGAAGTAA
- a CDS encoding TetR/AcrR family transcriptional regulator has translation MTDAPEPELPRGIALAWGVAADPQRGPKREMSVERIVEAAVEIADAEGLGAVSMAAVAARLGFTPMSLYRYVSAKEDLILLMQEEATGTPSEATRTAGGWRERLEALYREQLQHYLAHPWVLDVPISGVPATPNSAAWMDAGLSALADTGLTYAERLAVMLLVTGTAHWAGTVLAGYARLERERGVDGEAITRSEDALFRSLITADAYPELRAAIEEGAFLDESDPFAFALARGLDGVSDYIAATADGRRERPAPWVGADDADIADDKKFREARKAVRVAEKALRDAHRAERQAAREARERRARQRPEA, from the coding sequence ATGACCGATGCACCCGAGCCCGAACTCCCACGGGGCATCGCCCTCGCCTGGGGTGTGGCCGCCGACCCGCAGCGCGGGCCCAAGCGCGAGATGAGCGTCGAGCGCATCGTCGAGGCCGCGGTGGAGATCGCGGATGCCGAGGGGCTGGGCGCCGTGTCGATGGCTGCGGTGGCGGCGCGCCTGGGCTTCACGCCGATGTCGCTCTACCGGTACGTCAGTGCGAAGGAGGACCTGATCCTGCTCATGCAGGAGGAAGCCACCGGGACGCCGTCAGAGGCGACCCGCACGGCGGGGGGATGGCGGGAACGACTGGAGGCGCTCTACCGCGAGCAGCTCCAGCACTATCTCGCACACCCCTGGGTGCTCGACGTCCCCATCTCCGGTGTTCCCGCGACGCCGAACAGCGCGGCGTGGATGGACGCCGGGCTGAGCGCGCTCGCCGACACAGGTCTCACCTACGCCGAGCGGCTCGCCGTGATGCTCCTCGTCACCGGGACCGCCCACTGGGCGGGCACGGTCCTCGCGGGCTACGCACGGCTGGAGCGCGAGCGGGGCGTCGACGGCGAGGCGATCACCCGCAGCGAGGACGCCCTGTTCCGCAGCCTCATCACCGCCGACGCGTACCCCGAGCTGCGCGCTGCGATCGAGGAGGGCGCATTCCTCGACGAATCCGATCCGTTCGCGTTCGCGCTCGCGCGCGGCCTCGACGGAGTCAGCGACTACATCGCGGCCACGGCCGACGGGCGCCGCGAGCGCCCGGCGCCATGGGTCGGGGCAGACGACGCCGACATCGCCGACGACAAGAAGTTCCGCGAGGCGCGCAAGGCGGTCCGCGTCGCCGAGAAGGCGCTGCGCGACGCCCACCGGGCCGAGCGGCAGGCGGCACGTGAAGCCCGCGAGAGGCGCGCGCGTCAGCGTCCTGAGGCCTGA
- a CDS encoding rhodanese-like domain-containing protein: protein MKSITVQQLRDRVETPLIDVREVDEYTAGHVPGAINIPMSAIGGRLDELPDGAFDVICAIGGRSGRVVEALEARGYDVTNVDGGTNEWVAAGYPVEA from the coding sequence ATGAAGTCCATCACCGTCCAGCAGCTGCGTGACCGCGTCGAGACCCCGCTCATCGACGTGCGCGAGGTCGACGAGTACACCGCCGGTCACGTGCCCGGCGCCATCAACATCCCGATGTCGGCTATCGGCGGCCGCCTCGACGAGCTCCCCGACGGCGCATTCGATGTGATCTGCGCGATCGGCGGCCGCTCCGGGCGCGTGGTCGAGGCGCTCGAGGCCCGCGGCTATGACGTCACCAACGTCGACGGCGGCACCAACGAGTGGGTTGCCGCCGGGTACCCGGTCGAGGCGTGA